AGTTTTAAAGCTACAAGTCAATAACACTTGTACAATCTCTATTTCCTGATAATTTAGTTGGAATTGTTTCCTGGCCAGTAGCTTTGGTAATGGTGCTGAAGTAATATGCATTATATCCTTTTGGATAGAGATTTGATTTGAATGATTCTCCTTGTCTCTTCATCTGATTAGATATCACTTAACAGTATTCTGAAAATCTCTTATCATTTCAATTTCTCAACCATACAGGGTTTTGCCAAATATGTTGAGTGGAGTGCAAATATGAtggaagaagaagcaaagaggAAGCTGAAGACTTCAGAGCTTCAGGCAAAGAAAAACAGGTTAAGAATGTGGACGAATTATGTACCACCAGCAACAAATTCAAAAGCGATACATGACCAGAATTTTACAGGAAAGGTAGTATCTCTATAATCATTGGTTTAACCCAAATTAATTAAAAGGGATCTCATGGTGTCCCTTAGAATTTGGTTTTTAGCCTAGCCCAATGATATGTGATCCATATAATTAATTGACTGAGGACAAGACTATTGTTGTCATTGTTGTATTAATTTATCTCAGTATTCAATCTTCATTCATTTAAgtctttaaatttgattttttttttctaggtgGTTGAGGTTGTTAGTGGAGATTGTGTCATTGTTGCTGATGATTCAATTCCGTATGCCAGTCCACTAGCAGAGCGGCGAGTCAACCTTTCAAGTATTAGGTGCCCAAAAATGGGCAATCCTCGTAGGGATGAAAAACCTGCACCGTATGCTCGTGAGGCAAAGGAGTTCTTGAGAACACGTCTCATTGGTCGTCAAGTAcgaaaatttaatataatatgtaaTGGTCTATATCTTTGGAGACTACACTTATAATTAATCAATTTCCCTGATTTTCAGGTAAATGTTCAAATGGAGTATTCTAGAAAGGTTGGTCCAGCTGATGGATCTTCTGTTGCATCAGGAGCTCCTGAAGGCAGAGCAATGGATTTTGGATCGGTATTCCTACTCAACCCTGTTAAGGCCGATGGTGATGATGTCCCTTCATCTGTTTCATCTGCTGGTAGTCAGCAGAATGGGGTGAATATTGCCGAGTTAGTTGTTGGCCGTGGTTTTGGAACTGTCATCAGACATCGTGACTTTGAAGAGAGATCAAATTATTATGATGCTCTTCTTACTGCTGAATCACGTGCTATTTCTGGAAGGAAAGGGGTCCATTCTGCCAAGGATTCTCCAGCCATGCATATAACTGACTTGACCATAGTGagaaaaattataattgcactaaatttaacttttaatctGAAATATTCTTAAACTTTTCCCCCCGCTTTGATTCATTTTAGGCATCAGCGAAGAAAGCCAAAGATTTCTTGCCTTTCCTTCACCGTAGTAGAAAAATTCCTGCTGTTGTGGAATATGTCCTCAGTGGTCATcgttttaaattgttaattcCAAAAGAAACTTGCAGTATTGCATTTGCATTTTCTGGTGTCAGATGTCCTGGTCGCAATGAGCCTTATTCTGATGAAGCCATCTCTTTCATGAGGCGGAAAATAATGCAAAGAGATGTTGAGGTAATTAGGTCTTCTTTTACAAACTTAAAATATTTCTccatttagtttttatttttctaaattaaatgtATTTGTCATAATTTCCAGATTGAGGTTGAGACCGTTGATAGAACTGGCACTTTCTTGGGTTCTTTATGGGAGTCAAAGACCAATGTGGCGATTACACTGCTTGAAACTGGTTTTGCAAAGCTTCAAACTTCCTTTGGCAGTGACAGGATTCCTGATTTTCATCTTCTGGAGCGTGCTGAGCAATCTGCCAGGAGCCAAAAGCTGAAAGTAAGAAGGAGGTCCCATGGTTGGCATTATCTGTAATTTTCCTTTTTACTGTTCTAAAGTGATTTGTAATGCAGATTTGGGAGAATTATGTTGAAGGGGAGGAAGTATCCAATGGTGCACCTGTTGAGAACAAACAGCAAGAAGTGCTCAAGGTTTGTAGTATACTCGTGTAATAAACGGcctttctttttttattgaaaaatgcTGAATGATTTGCTCCATTTTATCTGCTCTTAGGTGACGGTAACAGAAGTCTTAGGTGGGGGTAAATTCTATGTCAATCCAGTTGGGGATCAAAAGTTAGCATCCATTCAGCAACAACTTTCTTTTCTGAACCTTCAAGAAGCTCCTCTGATTGGAGCTTTCAATCCTAAGAAGGGTGACATAGTCCTTTGTCTTTTTGGTGCTGATAAATCTTGGTATCGGGCAATGGTAAGTTCTTAATTTTAGTTCTGTACTTAACTATCTAGGAAAATTGTCATTCtataatgaacaaatttatgAGAAATATCTCATTTTCTAAGTCACGGAAACCTCTTTCTTCCATTCATCAATATTTCATCTCATTTTAAGCCCATAGTATTTCTGTTGAGTGGTTTCATCACATTAAGCAATATTTCATCTTAAACAACAATCCTTTGGACAAATTCTTTTCATGGCCGGATCTGAGGTGACTTTATTTAGTCAGATATTTCTGAATGGTCCACACTTTGTGCTCATGCTATTTGTCATCACGTTTACAATTTTCAGTATTATGGATAGGGTTGATGAGATGCAAAATAGTTAGAGCACTACTTGTATCACGTAGTGTGTTCACTCACTTACTCTGTGAAATGTTATGGAATTGTGTAGATAGTCAATGGACCTCGAGGACCTGTTGCATCTCCAAATGACATGTTTGaagtattttatattgattatggaaatcaagaagaagtaCCTTACTCTCAGCTACGGCCTCTTGATTCATCCGTGTCTGCTGCCCCTGGCCTTGCACAATTGTGCAGCCTTGCATATGTGAAGGTTCCAAACTTGGAAGAGGATTTTGGCCAAGAAGCAGCTGAATATTTGAGTGAACTCACTTTAAACAGTGGCAAAGAGTTCAGGGCTAAGGTCGAGGAGAAAGATACATCGGGCGGAAAAGCCAAAGGGCAGGGTACTGGTACCGTGCTTGCCGTAACTCTAGTTGCTGTGGATTCTGAGATCAGTGTTAATGCTGCCATTCTACAGGTTTTAATTGCTGCTCACTACTTGTTTGCTTGAATTGTTTTGAAATGCATATACTTTGATAGATATGTGCATTCAGTGATATGATACCTAATAAACAAACGTCTCTGGAAATTTTCAGGAAGGACTTGGTAGGCTAGAAAAAAGAAACAGGTGGgacagaaaagaaaaacagcaggcCTTTGATACTCTGGAGACATTCCAGGGAGAAGCTCGGACCAGTCGTCGTGGAATGTGGCAGTATGGAGATATCCAGTCGGATGATGAGGACACTGCTCCTCCTGCTAGAAAGGCCGGTGGCCGGAAGTGAGTGTGTACTTTTAAGAGGGAAGGTAAGTTATAGAGTTATAGACACCTTCAGAGAAAATGAGCAAGTTATAGACATGAACATTTTATTTCAAGCTAGAGGAGAAGAATGCCATGTGTAATCGTTAgtaagttttgttttgtttttcttgttttaaattttgtcGGTAGGCTGAGAAgacaattttttaaacaaatgttATAATAAAAGATGCATATGGCAGTTGTTTCATATCGATGGGACAGCAGAAAGGTTCTGTTTTATAGTTAATCGCGGTTCAGATATTTTGTTGGCTTTTGTCGCAAGCAAGACCTTAAGTTCAATGTCGGAATAATTCTTATCAGATAATCATTTTCATGTCTTGTTTCGACAGGAACAGTTTTTATAGCCAAACACTTCATTGATGTAGGAATCATGTTTTTATGACAGTGTATAAAGGGATATAACTATGTTTTTTGGTTTTCCTAAAATATTAcgattttttattcaaatttttataaaatcttttattttctttagttAACATGCTATCTTCCAAACATGTTATTCATAAAGTTTCCTATCATTTAAAACCCAAAAaaggtatttttttaattgccTGGGCCGATATTCTCGAAGTTGAAGCTTTAGCACTCATGGTTGGTATATTAGAAGGTTGATCAATAATATCAAGTTCAATgataggaaaaaaaaacttcaGGATTTTACCATACTTAGATCATTCCAAATTGAAAAAAGACATGGTCCAATAGCCAGTTTGGTAGAGAATATCGATGAGTATAATCCATCAGTTGAAATTCTACGTGGTGTTTTTGAAAACCAAAAACTTATCTATTGTGAGTGTTTGTGAGTAGTCATGCTTATAATTCATTCTACCGTTTTGTTTCCTCTCTCCCAATATAGTTAGCAATCGGTATTACTGTTGATTAAAGAAACCTTGTATCTTGAGCCTGTAAAAAGACTCTAGcctttttcaatttattcaaagcgccggtattttaaataattaaagacTGAAACATTTGAAAAGAGATTGTTTTACACCTTAAACCCTAATACCGTTTTAGTTATCTATTTAAGTTCATTATTGGGATTGTTAGAAATTGACTTTTCACactacatttttaaatatttgagcGGAATAAGTGAACTAGATTTAAGCTATTTCTGAGGAGCTTCAAATCATCCACAAATCATCTGTTTCGCATTCCACAAACTATGGACTTGTGTTGCAATTATTtttggactgtttcttcctacacctctgTCACTTCTTTAgccacctccataaattttgaaatttccaaaattatccttcaataaaaagataaaaatagaaataatattttacactacagattacgtaatccgaaagtaaaaaattaccacttccagattacgtaatccgaAAGTCAAAATTTTTCatttccagattacataatttggaaccTATTTAACAACTAACAATACTAGATTACGTAATTTGAaacttatttaagaaaataaacttaccagattatgtaatctgaaagctAAAATTATCACTTCCAGATTACGTAATCTAGAACCTATTTAACCACTAACAAtactgg
The sequence above is a segment of the Phaseolus vulgaris cultivar G19833 chromosome 2, P. vulgaris v2.0, whole genome shotgun sequence genome. Coding sequences within it:
- the LOC137812551 gene encoding ribonuclease TUDOR 1: MASTATAATGWYRGKVKAVPSGDCVVIMAMPSGKPGPLPEKSITLSSLMAPRLARRGGVDEPFAWESREFLRKLCIGKEVAFRVDYTVPSISRDFGTVFIGDKNVAVLVVSAGWAKVREQGQQKGEASPYLAELLRLEEQAKQEGFGRWSKVPGAAEASIRNLPPSALGDSGNLDAMGLLASNKGRPMEGLVEQVRDGSTLRVYLLPDFQFVQVFVAGIQAPQMGRRTVSESVVEPEVPADETNGDVSGEPRAPLTSAQRLAASAATAETSADPFAPEAKFFTETRVLNRDVRIVLEGVDKFSNLIGSVYYPDGDSAKDLALELVENGFAKYVEWSANMMEEEAKRKLKTSELQAKKNRLRMWTNYVPPATNSKAIHDQNFTGKVVEVVSGDCVIVADDSIPYASPLAERRVNLSSIRCPKMGNPRRDEKPAPYAREAKEFLRTRLIGRQVNVQMEYSRKVGPADGSSVASGAPEGRAMDFGSVFLLNPVKADGDDVPSSVSSAGSQQNGVNIAELVVGRGFGTVIRHRDFEERSNYYDALLTAESRAISGRKGVHSAKDSPAMHITDLTIASAKKAKDFLPFLHRSRKIPAVVEYVLSGHRFKLLIPKETCSIAFAFSGVRCPGRNEPYSDEAISFMRRKIMQRDVEIEVETVDRTGTFLGSLWESKTNVAITLLETGFAKLQTSFGSDRIPDFHLLERAEQSARSQKLKIWENYVEGEEVSNGAPVENKQQEVLKVTVTEVLGGGKFYVNPVGDQKLASIQQQLSFLNLQEAPLIGAFNPKKGDIVLCLFGADKSWYRAMIVNGPRGPVASPNDMFEVFYIDYGNQEEVPYSQLRPLDSSVSAAPGLAQLCSLAYVKVPNLEEDFGQEAAEYLSELTLNSGKEFRAKVEEKDTSGGKAKGQGTGTVLAVTLVAVDSEISVNAAILQEGLGRLEKRNRWDRKEKQQAFDTLETFQGEARTSRRGMWQYGDIQSDDEDTAPPARKAGGRK